The Cherax quadricarinatus isolate ZL_2023a chromosome 66, ASM3850222v1, whole genome shotgun sequence genome window below encodes:
- the LOC138854670 gene encoding uncharacterized protein, with protein sequence MVVGRWAVLWAWLVVWSVPRVASSQGQDVPPLSLPPGQPPTLCIPQLSTHPLTRCEVRKRQPFYHWGGKRSNLKAGDQGLPLNLREVYLALFQKARSQLPRPQLPKPQASEGELKRAAFNPWGGKRSHPVLVASLASDTVHDSPNHNTFIPVGETPFKYIKDATPVEKETIPHTAALSDEEQEGEDSFDADNEKEIWDEEPSNLLLLDENVFIPAVDNQRYKREVESYTKSLENRENSQEKTETEGDKPTPKDVQPQDIIPAETKRIRFSAWAGKRPDLQALQNAVRRLAGPEPRMAERRAFSAWAGKRSSEASHQDVQNKAIMAWIGKNLPTTQLTMADKRAFSAWAGKRSSDHLDGQITNEVTKFSPWAGKQLEETIPGDNDLAVRTINDEDSLSDDQKRSSFSAWAGKRSDDEKRQSFSAWAGKRSHNDEKRDNFSEWVGKQNDNDKRQQAFSAWAGKRNDNNEKRQAFSPWAGKRSDNNEKRQAFSPWAGKRSDNNEKRQAFSPWAGKRSDNNEKRQAFSPWAGKRSDNNEKRQAFSPWAGKRSDNNEKQQAFSAWAGKRNGYNQVSKVALQQISYLLQQLHNQNQNCSHKRVSLNNWAKTHVPFITMGDNRLNSLPRETQTSDLFLPDI encoded by the exons atggtggtcgGGAGATGGGCGGTGTTGTGGGCATGGTTGGTGGTATGGTCAGTTCCCCGGGTAGCATCATCACAGGGGCAAGACgtgccacctctctctctccctcctggccAACCACCCACCCTCTGTATCCCGCAACTCTCTACACATCCCTTAACACG GTGTGAGGTGAGAAAGAGGCAGCCATTCTACCACTGGGGTGGCAAGCGGTCCAACCTCAAAGCTGGCGACCAGGGCCTCCCTCTCAACCTCAGAGAAGTATACCTCGCACTCTTCCAGAAAGCCAG GTCTCAATTACCAAGGCCTCAATTGCCAAAGCCTCAAGCTAGTGAGGGAGAACTGAAGCGAGCAGCTTTCAACCCTTGGGGAGGGAAACGATCACACCCAGTCTTGGTTGCCAGCCTCGCCTCGGACACTGTACATGACTCTCCTAATCATAACACTTTCATCCCAGTGGGAGAGACACCCTTTAAATACATCAAAGATGCAACCCCAGTTGAAAAAGAGACCATCCCACACACAGCTGCTCTCAGTGATGAAGAACAAGAGGGCGAAGATTCATTTGATGCTGATAATGAAAAAGAAATATGGGATGAAGAGCCATCAAATCTGCTTTTGTTAGATGAAAATGTATTCATTCCAGCTGTGGATAATCAAAGATACAAGAGGGAAGTGGAATCTTATACCAAATCTTTGGAAAACCGTGAAAACTCACAAGAGAAGACGGAAACTGAAGGTGATAAGCCAACCCCAAAAGATGTGCAGCCTCAAGACATTATTCCAGCAGAAACCAAAAGGATAAGATTCAGTGCCTGGGCTGGTAAGAGGCCCGACCTCCAGGCTCTCCAGAATGCAGTGAGGAGGTTGGCAGGTCCTGAACCCCGGATGGCAGAGAGAAGAGCCTTCAGTGCTTGGGCTGGGAAGCGATCATCTGAAGCCAGTCACCAGGATGTTCAAAACAAAGCAATCATGGCCTGGATAGGGAAAAATCTGCCCACAACTCAACTAACCATGGCAGACAAGAGAGCATTCAGTGCTTGGGCAGGGAAAAGGTCAAGTGATCATCTTGATGGACAAATAACAAATGAGGTGACAAAATTTAGTCCTTGGGCAGGAAAACAATTGGAGGAAACCATACCAGGTGACAATGACTTGGCTGTGAGGACAATCAATGATGAGGATTCCCTCTCTGATGACCAGAAAAGGTCTTCCTTCAGTGCCTGGGCTGGCAAACGCAGTGATGATGAAAAACGACAGTCCTTCAGTGCATGGGCTGGCAAGCGAAGTCATAATGATGAAAAACGAGATAACTTCAGTGAATGGGTAGGTAAACAAAATGACAATGATAAAAGACAACAGGCTTTCAGTGCATGGGCTGGAAAGCGAAATGACAATAATGAAAAACGACAAGCTTTCAGCCCATGGGCCGGAAAACGAAGCGACAATAATGAGAAACGACAAGCTTTCAGCCCATGGGCCGGAAAACGAAGTGACAATAATGAAAAACGACAAGCTTTCAGCCCATGGGCCGGAAAGCGAAGTGACAATAATGAAAAACGACAAGCTTTCAGCCCATGGGCCGGAAAACGAAGTGACAATAATGAGAAACGACAAGCTTTCAGCCCATGGGCCGGAAAACGAAGCGATAATAATGAAAAACAACAAGCCTTCAGTGCCTGGGCTGGAAAAAGGAATGGCTACAATCAGGTCAGTAAAGTGGCCTTGCAGCAAATCTCTTATCTCCTCCAGCAGCTCCATAATCAAAATCAAAACTGCTCCCACAAACGGGTCTCCTTAAATAATTGGGCTAAAACACATGTTCCCTTCATTACAATGGGAGACAACAGGCTAAACTCTCTTCCAAGGGAGACTCAAACATCCGACCTGTTTCTACCAGACATCTAA